A window of Babylonia areolata isolate BAREFJ2019XMU chromosome 2, ASM4173473v1, whole genome shotgun sequence contains these coding sequences:
- the LOC143276052 gene encoding alpha-1,3-mannosyl-glycoprotein 2-beta-N-acetylglucosaminyltransferase-like, translating to MVMMRRLKLKRTHLLLLGVFLFLTWNLLTHRTLVNRNAEKELEAEREVEARISQLQSQISQQMRENQQLLNQLQELKQVADAEGGKEGGGEGVKSQKEDRRTTSAPKDVVLPILMIACDRTTVSRSLDILLKYRPSAKQFPIIVSQDCGHEPTSAVIQSYITTKNVSHLSHIKHPDLSDIKLPWPQKKFMGYYKIARHYKWALNQIFHVFNYSTVIIVEDDLDIAPDFFEYFLATYPLLHNDPWLWCVSAWNDNGKSNLIADEPEKLYRTDFFPGLGWMMERDLWKELGPKWPDSFWDDWMRHPDQRKERQCIRPEICRTSTFGKKGVSKGLFFDKHLKFIQLNTKFVPFTRMDLSNLNKEQYDQQFVKEVYSAAVLSATEALNGLKPEETKVRVQYATKDEFKRFAKLLGIMDDLKAGVPRAAYRGVVSFMLKGRRVFLAPPPDWSGYDVKWT from the exons atggtgatgatgaggaggctGAAACTGAAACGAACACATCTGTTGTTGCTtggtgtttttctctttctgacATGGAATCTGCTAACACATCGCACTCTGGTCAATCGTAATGCTGAAAag GAGCTTGAAGCAGAGAGGGAGGTAGAAGCGCGAATCAGCCAGCTTCAGTCCCAGATCTCGCAGCAAATGAGAGAAAATCAACAACTGCTGAACCAGTTGCAGGAGCTCAAACAGGTGGCAG ATGctgaaggaggaaaggagggagggggtgaaggagtgAAGTCACAGAAGGAAGACCGGAGGACGACCTCAGCTCCCAAAGATGTCGTGTTGCCCATCCTCATGATTGCCTGTGATCGGACCACTGTCAGTCGCAGTCTTGACATTCTCCTCAA GTACCGGCCGTCAGCCAAGCAGTTCCCCATCATTGTCAGTCAGGACTGTGGGCATGAACCCACTTCTGCTGTCATTCAGTCCTACATCACTACCAAGAATGTCTCCCACCTCTCACATATCAAG CACCCAGATCTGAGTGATATCAAACTGCCATGGCCACAAAAGAAATTCATGGGTTACTACAAAATCGCTCGTCACTACAAGTGGGCCCTCAACCAAATTTTTCATGTCTTCAATTACTCCACTGTTATCATCGTGGAAG ATGACCTTGACATTGCCCCAGATTTCTTTGAGTATTTTCTGGCCACTTACCCCCTGCTGCACAATGACCCATGGTTGTGGTGCGTGTCAGCTTGGAATGATAATGGGAAATCGAATCTTATTGCAGATGAACCAG aGAAGTTGTATAGAACAGATTTTTTCCCGGGCCTGGGCTGGATGATGGAGAGAGATCTGTGGAAGGAGCTGGGACCCAAGTGGCCTGACAG TTTTTGGGATGACTGGATGCGTCACCCAGACCAGCGGAAAGAACGGCAGTGCATCCGCCCAGAGATCTGTCGCACCAGCACCTTTGGGAAAAAGGGTGTCAGCAA GGGACTGTTCTTTGACAAGCATCTTAAGTTTATCCAGCTCAACACTAAGTTTGTTCCCTTCACAAGGATGGACCTTTCCAATCTGAACAAG GAGCAGTATGACCAGCAGTTTGTGAAGGAAGTGTACAGTGCAGCAGTGCTCAGTGCCACTGAAGCACTGAATGGACTGAAGCCAGAAGAGACCAAGGTTCGAGTCCAGTACGCCACTAAAGATGAGTTCAAAAGATTCGCCAAATTGCTCGGCATCATGGATGATTTGAAG GCAGGTGTACCCCGTGCAGCCTACAGAGGTGTGGTCAGCTTCATGCTGAAAGGTCGCCGAGTCTTTCTGGCCCCGCCCCCTGACTGGAGCGGCTACGACGTCAAATGGACTTGA